The following are from one region of the Hydrogenophaga sp. BPS33 genome:
- a CDS encoding Bug family tripartite tricarboxylate transporter substrate binding protein: MQRRDFARAAVLLPFASALQAQTPAWPQRPIKFILSQPAGAGPDILARYLADQLGRLWNQSIVVDNKPGGQNVIGAQAAARSPADGYTFYYATTAAMVTNAFTFKALPYDPVKDFVPVRLVGRSPFVIAAAANFPAKDLAEAIAMAKAQPGTVSIATEGPKTFSGMLADSVAAKAGVKLNHVPYTKAPEAIQDVIGGRVQLVCLPDAALTAFIKSGQIKPLAISTAQRQASMPHVPALSETFPGFEYTGWNGVFAPAGTPSDVVARVNRDIETVLRQPEVAARLQQLGSLAEQKMSVAEFDAFMRGEHARWRDIVKALGITAE; this comes from the coding sequence ATGCAACGCCGAGATTTCGCCCGCGCCGCCGTGCTGCTGCCCTTCGCCAGCGCCCTGCAAGCCCAGACCCCCGCCTGGCCCCAGCGCCCGATCAAGTTCATCCTCTCGCAACCGGCGGGCGCGGGTCCCGACATCCTGGCGCGCTACCTGGCCGACCAATTGGGCCGGCTGTGGAACCAGTCGATCGTGGTGGACAACAAGCCGGGTGGGCAGAACGTGATCGGCGCCCAGGCCGCGGCACGCTCGCCGGCCGATGGCTACACCTTCTACTACGCGACCACCGCCGCCATGGTGACCAACGCCTTCACCTTCAAGGCCCTGCCCTACGACCCGGTGAAGGACTTCGTGCCGGTGCGCCTGGTGGGCCGCAGCCCCTTCGTGATCGCCGCCGCCGCGAACTTCCCGGCCAAGGACCTGGCCGAGGCCATCGCCATGGCCAAGGCGCAGCCGGGCACGGTTTCGATCGCCACCGAAGGGCCCAAGACCTTCTCCGGCATGCTGGCCGACAGCGTGGCCGCCAAGGCCGGCGTCAAGCTCAACCACGTGCCCTACACCAAGGCACCCGAGGCGATCCAGGACGTGATCGGCGGGCGCGTGCAACTGGTCTGCCTGCCCGACGCCGCGCTCACCGCCTTCATCAAGAGCGGCCAGATCAAGCCACTGGCCATCAGCACGGCGCAGCGCCAGGCTTCCATGCCCCACGTGCCTGCGCTCAGCGAGACCTTCCCCGGCTTCGAGTACACCGGCTGGAACGGCGTGTTCGCGCCCGCCGGCACGCCGTCCGACGTGGTGGCGCGCGTGAACCGCGACATCGAAACCGTGTTGCGCCAGCCCGAGGTGGCGGCCCGCCTGCAGCAGTTGGGGTCGCTCGCGGAGCAGAAGATGTCGGTGGCCGAGTTCGACGCCTTCATGCGCGGCGAGCACGCGCGCTGGCGCGACATCGTCAAGGCCCTGGGCATCACGGCGGAGTGA